A window of Papio anubis isolate 15944 unplaced genomic scaffold, Panubis1.0 scaffold818, whole genome shotgun sequence genomic DNA:
CTTCTGGAGGATGCAGTGTCCTGCCCAGAAGGCAGCATGCTCATTTCTAGCTGCTATTGTGTGTGGTTGTTAGAGACAGCCTGGGGCTGAGTCAGCTGCTGTGGGTGAGTTGAGGGGCACTGGGGGGAGTGAGCACTGCACACACAGCTTGAAGGCCAAGTGCCTGCCCTGCCCTTACCTGGCTGTGGCCTTGGCCAAAGCCTAGGTGGTGTATTGGGTACTTGTACTGTGAAGGTACAGAACAGTACCTTTAGTACTTCACAATTTCTGTAGAGAGAGGaaaggcgtgtgtgtgtgtatgtgtgtgtgcgtgtactatgataatatacataaaacatgtcTGCAAGTGTTCATAAAAAACTCAGGAGAGAGTAACAGGGTGGCTGGAAGACACTTCTCTTCTGTGCCTTCTGAGTTGTGGACTATGCGAATCTGTCATCCTTTCACAATGGGAACAAAAGAATAATTTCCCCCTTCCtatctgtgcccccacccccagcaaggAAAATGGGCTTAGAGAATCGGATAGACCTgggtgttcaaatcccagctctgtctcaGTGATCTTAGACAAGCACTTAACCTCGAAAACTCCATGTTTTTCATCTCCACAATAGAGGTTATCCTAGTAACTATCTCAtatggtggttgtgaggattacacGGGATTGCTAGTATGGAACCTGGTGAAGCACTCCATAAAGGTTCAAACAGTGGTATTAATAACCGTAATAACAACAGCAATGTTATctgatctctctgggcctctgctAGCCAGCTATAAGTTCGATCTCTTTCCCTGTCCCTTCCAACTTTACTGAGTTCTTTTAAAAACCAGGCCATGGGCTTTGAAATGCCTTGATATTTACTCACAGAGTTGTATATTGAGCCTAACCCTAGCCTTTTTAAGGGGCACTGCCTGGGCTCCCCAGATCGAAACTTCTCACTCTTCACCATCCAGTCCTCGAGCCGCAGTGAAGCAGTCCTCCAGCGGCAGTTACAGCAGACCAGAAAGGAGCGGGCGCTGCTGAACGCACACGTGACACAAGTGAGACTTTGCAGAGGGAGGGATGTGGAGGGAAGATGATCCCAGCTGACCAGGAGCAGGTGAGGACCAGTGACAGCCCTTCCTCACTTctgtggccattcttgcaggtgACAGAGTCTCTTAAACAAGTCCAGCTACAGAGGGATGAATACGCTCAACATATAAAAGGAGAGAGGGCCCGGTGGCAGGAGAGGATGCGGAAAATGTCGATGGAGGTGAGACCTGACCCTTCAGCCCCATGTTAGATGGGTCACTGGATCTTTCTgggcatctgtaaaatgggactagtACAGCCAGAGGTGGTCATGGGTCTGGGCTttgtggaggtgggggcagagagggagaTGGTAGCTTGTCCAGCCACCAGCCCCTCTTTCCAGGGCCCTTTCCCCCTGTGCTTTGGGCAGGCTCACGCattgaaggaggagaagaaacgTGACATACATCGGATACAGGAGCTGGAGAGGGGCTTGTCCGAACTCAAAAACCAGATGGGTAAGATGGGACTAGTGTGACCTGGGAGCAGGACTGGCATCAGAGGGCTGTGGGGTGGCTTAGAATGCcccagggaggtgggtggatggaagggCATTGAGGCAGCAGGGAAGTGGTCTGTGTCAGCAGCCTGCAAGCCTTGTCATCTCCATGAGCCTCAGGGTCCCCGTCAGCCAAGAGGAAGGAGTGCCCATTGTCAGCCACTCACAGTGCTGTCTATCTGACATGGCTTGGAAATTGGCTACCATTGGGTGCGAGGAATCATTAGCAGTGAGGCCAAGTTTGGGAAGCCTGAGAGGAGCTGCATCAAAAGGAGGGCTTTTTCTTTGAgggggggtggtgggtggggaaTCCAGAGGCCCTTATTGTCTGCTTCATTTCTCAGCTGAGCCTTCATCCTCGGCACCCCCAGCAGGGAcatctgaggtggaacagctACAAGATGAGGCCAAACACCTGAGGAAGGAGGTGGAAAGTCTGGAGGGAAAGCTCCAATCCCAGGTGGAAAACAATCAGGCCTTGACTCTCCTGAGCAAGGAGCAAAAGAAGAGAAtccaggagcaggaggagaggctcCGAGAGCAGCAGGAGAGGAGGCTGCGGGAGGAGGAGAGACTATGTGAGCAAAAGGAGAGGCTTCAGGAGAAGCAGAAGAGGCTGGGGGAGCAGGGTGAGAGGCTGcaaaagcaggaggagaggctgcaaaaggaggaggagaggctacgaaagcaggaggagaggctgtgggagaaggaggagaggctaCGAAAACAGGAGAAGAGGCTGCGAATGCAGGAGGAGAGGCTCGCACTCTCCCAGAACCACAAGTTCAACAAGCAACTGGCCGAGCCACAGTGCAGCTTTGAGGATCTGGTGGGTTGCCCTACCTGGGGAGCCTGCCCTCATCCCTAGCCCTCCGGGCCtttgtttccccacctgtaaaatgaggcagTGTAGCCCTCACATGACATGGTACTTCTAAAGGCATCCGTGAGCCAGAGCTCATCAGGCCCTGCTCTGATGGCTGTGGGGAAGAGGGGATGATTTTTCTAACCTACTTCCACCCTTTCCAGTGACATGGGAGGCAGACCCCAAGTTCTGGGGTCTCCAGCTGCAGTGGCTGGCCACTAATTGCTTCTCTCTGtccagaacaatgagaacaagagCGCACTGCAGTTGAAGCAGCAAGTAAAGGAGCTGCAGGAGACACTGAGCGAGGTGAAGGAGATGGTAACCTCTGCCCCATCCAAGAAGGGCTGGGAGGTGGGCAgcagcctctggggaggggagttGCCAGGCCAAAGGCAGCTCTAGCTGGGGGGCAGGTGATGGCAGCACCCTCCAGGGCAGCTTCATGACTGTTTCTTGCTTCCTGTCCTCTGATTTTAGAGGTGGGTAGCCTTGGGCTCCTCCCAGGTCTGGATATCATCATGCCAGCTAAAGGCATGGATTCCCTAACCATAGGGGTGGAGACAGTGGTACAAGAGGCTCCTTACAtcagacacagtgactcatgcctgtaatcccagcactttgggaggctgaggcaggagaatcacttgaggtcaggagtttgagaccaacctggccaaaattgtgaaacctcacctctactaaaataacaacaacaacaaattagcccggcatggtggcacatgcttgtaatctcagctactcaggaggctgaggcacgagaattgcttgagcctgggaggtggaggttacagtgagccaagattgcaccactgcactccagcctgggccacatggtggcactctgtctcaaaacaaaacaaaaaagcctcctTAGATTCAAACTGGATTCTGGCCTTGGTTCCACTGGTCACCATTCAACTACTTTTCATCTCTAAGTCTCTGTTTCTTTGACTTCAAAAGgaagttaacatttttcttatggttgctggggattaaatgagagaacacATGGAAAGCATTAGGCATGGAGCACACTTAGCAGATGGTGATTGGCTCCCTCAGCTTTtctaccagtctgtggcctacaGTTTAAATGGTGGGAAGAAGGACAGGAGatttgaggctggggaaggaggcacGAGGTTCTAGACAAAGTGGGAAGTCTCTTAGGCCTGGAACAAGGGGCCAGGGTCCCGGGCAGGTGACAGATCCCCACCGTGCCCTCACTACCCTATTAATGGGCCCAGAATCTGGAAGCCAACCACCACACGCCCTCATGCCCAGGGTCTTCCTGCAGATACAGCTGAAGAGCCAAGAGTCTCAGAgtctgcagcagcagcagtgagaCTAGTACCGGGGTCACCTGCAGCAGTACATGGTCACCCATTAGCAGCTGACCTCTGAGAAGCAGGCGCCGCACAGGCAGTTACTGCTGCAGACCCAGCTCGTGGaccagctgcagcagcaggaagcTCAGGGCAAAGCGGTGGCTGAGATGGCCTGCCAAAAGTTGCAggagacccaggagagggagTCGCTGAGGACAGGGCCCCGAGGGGGACGACCTGGCAACCTCTGTGCcttctcactctgttttccattCCCTTAGGAGTGCCTAGAAGCTGCCGGCCAGCAGAACCAACAGCTGGAGACCCAGCTGAGTCTCATGGCTCTCCCTGGACAAGGTACAGGAGACCactcagaggaagaggagagagcccCAGGAGGAAGGGGGGACTGTTAGCAGCATAGGATTGAGGGGTTGGAAGAGACCTTTAGAACAGCTGGTTGTTAAGCCAACCGGGTGTCTGCACTAAGTTCGGCATCAATATGATGACCTCCTGGGAGCAGGGggccaccaggttgcctaaggatgAGTGAACTGGCCCAGATCAGAAAGGGAGCAGGTCAGAACTCCCGCACCAACCGGTAGTGTGACtgtgcctgggcaatatagaagATCTTGGATCTTATAGGAAAACTAAAGAACAGCAGCTCATTCCcctctggggaggggctggctCAGGGTTACACAGTGAGGGTGGGGACAGAGGTGGGCCCACAGTACTTCCCTTGTTGGGTTTTCTGAGGACCCCTCTGGCCACCTCCCcacaggagatggaggaggacatCTGAACAGTGAGGAGGAGGGGGTGCCTCGGCCTATGCCGAGTGTCCCACAGGACCTGGAGAGCCGGGAAGCCACGGTGAGTCTGACTTTCCCTGCCCCCACTTTGCCACCTTCCTCTGTGGTCCCTCCCAGACCCCCTTATGCTCTTGGTTTCCCCGCCTTCTGATTTCTCTGGACCCTCACCCCTTCCAGGAGCCAGTGGTCAGACACCACTTCACCTGTGACCAACAGGTGCACTCTCTGAGGCCCCAAGGGAAGGGGCTGTgctccacctccctgccccatTTGTTCTGTGTATGCCCCTACAAGAATACTCACCTCTTGCCTTCAAGTGGCATTTTTCAACTCCACTGGAGCCAGTTTCCAGGAGGAGCAGGCACGGCTATGTGGGCAGCAGAAGGTGTGAAGGCTGTGCTGCCTGCACCTGGCTCACCTGGTGGCCTCGGCCTGGAAGGAGCCAGAGGAGAGGCCCCAGCCCCAGAGACTGGGGGTGAGTTTGTGTGTGGGGAGAGCTACCGGGCCCTGAGGGAGGCCATGGAGAAGGTGAAGGTGAGTGAGTCCTGGCATGGACCAAGAAAAGTGGGGGTTGGGCAGGACAGGTCACTCCCATGATGTGACCCTATTATTTTGGCTTCAGAGTGACTTTATGGACCTCCCGAGGGATAAGGTGGACTGGAAGCAGCAGGTGGAGAAACTAGAGCTTGGATTCATCCAGCTCTCTGGAGCGACAGATGGCATGAGTAAGCAGGAGGCCAGGGCACGGGCACGGGGAGCTGCAGGGCCTTCAGAGGGGCCCCAGTGTCTGAGCCGTGTCCTCTCACAGGAGAGCACATCATGGTATATGAGAGCCAGGGGGCAGAGTCAAACACTCAGCACAAGGAGGAGGAAGCCAGCAGGCTGgcccagaaggaggaggagatgaaggTAGAGGGTGTGCAACATCTCTGCGgggttgggggtgagggtgggtgcTGGCGCCGGCTCAGGCGTGGTAACTGAGCACCCCTCCCTTCAGGTGAAGCTGCTGGAGCTGCAAGATATGGTGTTGCCGGTTGTGGGCGACCACGAGAGGCATGACAAATTCCTCCCTGCTGCCCAGAACCCTCTTGATGAGCCCGCTCCAGGGGCCCCAGCCCCCCAGGAACTTGGGGCTGAGGAGGAGCAGGGTGGTGAGTAGAGTCCTCAGGCGGGGCGGGCAGGCCGGAGCAGGGGAGGCTCGCAGTGTACTCAGAGCCCCGCCTCCCTCTCTCCAAAGATTTTCACAACATGAAGCCTGCACCGGGACAGGCCAGGGAGGGTTCTCCCCGTGACAGCCCCACTGCACTGAAGATCCTGCAGCTGCTTCCTGTAACGCAGGACACCCAGGAGCACCCAGGCTTGGCCAGCAAACCCTGCGTGCCATTCTTTTACCGGGCAGCCAAGAACAGGGAGAtaaacatcatcatcatctgagAGCTGgtcaagaagtttaaaaaaaaaagaatcccctACACAATTCATTTACTTCATTGGAATGTTAGAGCCCCTcatgtttatttatgtttctaattTACAGTTTAAATTTGTTTGTAGAAAGTTACctttagcatttttgtttttaatttgataattGTAGGTCATTAGCTCACATATCGAGTTTGCCCTTACATGGTGGGAGTCCAAACACACAAAGACCCGCTATTTGCACAAAACTATTCTTACTGGTTTGGAATAGGCTGCCATGCTTTTTCAATGTTATTGTAGCATGTATATTCATTACAGAATTCAGATAAAATTGGCTTATGTTCTGCTATTATGTTTGATCGAATCCTAATCACAGTGAGCTCTTCATTAGCTCAATATGTGGTTTGCCCTCAAGTGCGCAGTTTCTTACTTTGTAATATGCCCCTGTGAGTACTGACATTTAGAGTTGTTTAAAGGCCAAGAACTGGAAACAGCCTTTCCCCTATTTTCTGTGTATTGGGGATGGGAGTGATAACACTTTGGGGAGCTTTTTAAAtctcacagaagaggaaagtggCCTGCTCTGGCAGGTGTGTGCAGGATAGAGTGTGTTTCATTTGTTCTGGTGCCAGGAATGAGCGCGGTACTATGGTAGTTCCCTTAGGATTTGTATGTGCTCTGGGCTCATGAAGATATTGCAGCATGAGCTGTAGCAGTTGGACTCTTTCTCAATGACCTAAAAAGGGATTATTTCTGAGGAATGAAAGGCTCCCATCATGGACTGTGGATGTGGAAAACCTTTTCTAGCTTAGAGCATTTATATctacaatacattttaaagtcagaGTTCATAAATACCTGTTTTAATCACATGACTGGCATGTCCCAGTACACAAAGGGCAATTGCTTGGCATTCTTTCTTAATGTATTTAGTAAAGATCATAAGAAACCCTTTCAGAGTTTAAAATGTCCCTATGGAACAGGCATACAGGGCTCTAGTCAAGAATGAATTCGAGTGAAGGAAAGCTGTGTGACACCTGGCATCCCCTCTTCTATGTTCACGGAGCTTTGAGGCTAGAAGATTGATTTGCCTCCATCTAGTCTTCTTCATGAATACTATTCTCTAGCCATTGGTTACCTGACATagaatttactttcttttccttttgaatggaaacactttaaaataataacaaccatTTTAATAACAACCAATATAAAGGAGTTCAActgaataaatttgaatttctgttgAAGAAGAATCAAAATACCTATTAAAAGATTGCAATATATGgtcattatttttgtgttttgattaaaCCTTATGTGGTTTTCcagaatgaaaaatcaaatttaaaccAAAGTTGatatttagaaaatgtgaaagtaCATCAGCCCTGGTCCATAATAAAGTTTCTCTAAAACTTTATCTTGCTAGAgtcactttttgaaaaataatataactatCTCAAAAATGCACCTCAAGTATCTTTAATGTTTTGTAAACAAGGTAAagcatgttaaaatgtgaatacCGTAGTTTAATCCTGAAAGAACCTGGGGaaggaaaagtagagaaagaaatgcCAATTCCAATGCCAAGCTTTATTTGTTGAGTTTTCTTAGAATGATTCTTTACCATTCTTTATGAATTCTGGCCAATAGAAATATAGTTAGTGCATCGAAAGACTTGTTTTCAAAGTGCCATTATTGACTGCTACTGGTGATGCTACTGCAATGCACATGTTGAAGGGGAAATTGTTGCAAAGTGCTGTTTTTGCCATAAAATTTGTGTGTCTTGGGAAACTATGGTGTTAAAAGGTATTGGAGACTTCTAACCCTGCAAATGCTGGGCACGTTTGGCATGAGatcatctgattttatttttacaaaattgtaaCTATGCACGCGTGTTTATTAGAAGAACACAAACCAAAGTTATGGGATAAAAAAGTTGTGGATGAAAAAGTTATGGGATAAACAATGTTGTGGAAAAGTTGTGGCAAAAAAAAGTGTTGtggaaaaaaagtagaataacGCTTTATGACAAGTTTATAAAAAAGTATTATGAAAAAGAAGTtatgggattaaaaaaaagtcataggataaaaataaataaaagcaggccCCTGTCAGCATAAGCCTGGAGAAGCGGGGCTGGAGTCTTCACCCCCACCGTGTCCCTATCACCCCTTCCCAGTCACCCCTTTACCATTAGGGTAGCAAGACAAGATCCCTGTCTAATGGGGGGCAGACAATCAGACCCTTTGCCACCTTGACCAGGGCTGAGTCCTTACATTCCTGGACGGTGATGTTTGTTATTGAAGAGCCAGAGGCTGGTGGAGCTGGTTTGTTTGGAGGAGGCCTGATGGCCTCCCTACTCTCACCAAAGCAACTTTTCCCTCAGGGGAGCTCCCGTCTTCTTATTCAGAGGCAGCTGAGGCGGGACAGTGGGGCTAAGTGTAGAACAGGTGAGGGCACGGACTGCTGGGGTGGCCCCCCTTCCCCAGTGTACATATAGTATCTGTGTAACATTTTGTATATTCCAGGGGTTAGGGCCACCCCCTGTATTGTACCTCATGGAGGTTGGAGCTGGCATATGGGGAGGAGGTTCTAGTCATTACTTATGGCTGGGAGACTTATTTATTGATAGCACAGGACAGAggaaggaggtggggatggggttgTGGCTCCCTG
This region includes:
- the LOC101007807 gene encoding golgin subfamily A member 6C-like translates to LLTELYIEPNPSLFKGHCLGSPDRNFSLFTIQSSSRSEAVLQRQLQQTRKERALLNAHVTQVTESLKQVQLQRDEYAQHIKGERARWQERMRKMSMEAHALKEEKKRDIHRIQELERGLSELKNQMAEPSSSAPPAGTSEVEQLQDEAKHLRKEVESLEGKLQSQVENNQALTLLSKEQKKRIQEQEERLREQQERRLREEERLCEQKERLQEKQKRLGEQGERLQKQEERLQKEEERLRKQEERLWEKEERLRKQEKRLRMQEERLALSQNHKFNKQLAEPQCSFEDLNNENKSALQLKQQVKELQETLSEECLEAAGQQNQQLETQLSLMALPGQGDGGGHLNSEEEGVPRPMPSVPQDLESREATSDFMDLPRDKVDWKQQVEKLELGFIQLSGATDGMREHIMVYESQGAESNTQHKEEEASRLAQKEEEMKVKLLELQDMVLPVVGDHERHDKFLPAAQNPLDEPAPGAPAPQELGAEEEQGDFHNMKPAPGQAREGSPRDSPTALKILQLLPVTQDTQEHPGLASKPCVPFFYRAAKNREINIIII